A single Falco naumanni isolate bFalNau1 chromosome 20, bFalNau1.pat, whole genome shotgun sequence DNA region contains:
- the LOC121080093 gene encoding feather keratin 4-like, translating to MSCYDLCPPTSCGPTPLANSCNEPCVRQCQDSRVVIQPSPVVVTLPGPILSSFPQNTAVGSSTSAAVGSILSEEGVPISSSSSLGFGSFGSGYSRPYRRYNTYHSGFYGPC from the coding sequence ATGTCTTGCTACGACCTGTGTCCACCCACCTCCTGTGGCCCAACCCCGCTTGCCAACAGCTGCAACGAGCCCTGCgtcaggcagtgccaggacTCCCGCGTGGTGATCCAGCCCTCTCCCGTGGTGGTGACCCTGCCCGgacccatcctcagctccttcccccagaaCACCGCCGTGGGATCCAGCACCTCcgctgctgtgggcagcatcCTGAGTGAGGAGGGAGTGCCCATCTCCTCCAGCAGTTCCTTGGGGTTTGGGAGCTTTGGCAGTGGGTACAGCCGACCCTACCGTCGCTACAACACCTACCACAGTGGCTTCTACGGGCCGTGTTAA
- the LOC121080105 gene encoding scale keratin-like: protein MTEGQEPDSPVVIGRRECRLCRLAQVVLSNGAAGIKALPLPGSPHNCSGRLLLWEQGNTVPSLATMSCYDLCPPKTSVAVPQPIAESCNELCARQCPDSTAFIQPPPVVVTFPGPILSSFPQQAVVGSSGAPAFGGSLGLGGLYGAGATQGSGGLCTFGRPYTSAACTPCAWPRYGKKLWDTCGPC, encoded by the exons ATGAC GGAGGGACAGGAGCCGGACAGCCCCGTTGTCATCGGCAGGAGGGAGTGCCGCCTCTGCAGATTGGCCCAGGTGGTGCTGAGCAATGGCGCGGCCGGTATAaaagctctgcctctgcccgGCTCTCCACACAACTGCTCTGGTCGCCTTCTCCTCTGGGAACAGGGTAA CACCGTCCCATCCCTCGCCACGATGTCTTGCTACGACCTGTGCCCACCAAAAACCAGCGTTGCCGTCCCCCAGCCCATCGCTGAGAGCTGCAACGAGCTGTGCGCCCGCCAGTGCCCCGACTCAACGGCCTTCATCCAGCCGCCCCCCGTGGTCGTCACCTTCcccggccccatcctcagctccttcccccagcaaGCCGTGGTGGGCTCCTCCGGAGCACCCGCCTTTgggggctccctggggctggggggcctcTACGGCGCTGGGGCCACACAGGGCTCGGGCGGCCTCTGCACCTTTGGCAGACCCTACACCTCTGCGGCCTGCACCCCCTGCGCCTGGCCCCGCTACGGCAAGAAGCTCTGGGACACCTGTGGGCCCTGCTAG
- the LOC121080047 gene encoding scale keratin-like: MSGYSESCRPCGVTCPRPIAESYNEPCVQQCPDSRAVIFPPPAVVTLPGLILSSFPQESIVGSSGPAWLGSSFGSPSSVGSLGLGGSGGSLSYGRWQSYGGSFGLGGYGGSLGLGGSSGYGGLRGYGNSFGLGGSGGSLGYGHSLGYGDDVGYGGQRGSSSFGSCGRSYSSGFSSCGTGYYLPGSQRWGRSRRGSCGAF, translated from the coding sequence ATGTCTGGCTACAGCGAGTCCTGCAGACCCTGTGGGGTGACGTGCCCTCGGCCGATTGCCGAGAGCTACAATGAGCCATGTGTGCAGCAATGCCCCGACTCCAGAGCAGTCATCTTCCCCCCGCCGGCTGTGGTGACCTTGCCGGGCCTCATACTCAGCTCTTTTCCCCAGGAGAGCATTGTGGGATCATCAGGCCCAGCCTGGCTAGGGAGCTCCTTTGGTTCCCCAAGCTCTGTGGGCTCCCTGGGCTTGGGTGGCTCTGGGGGCTCCTTGAGCTATGGGAGGTGGCAGAGTTACGGGGGCTCCTTTGGTTTGGGAGGCTATGGGGGCTCCCTGGGTTTGGGGGGCTCCTCTGGCTACGGGGGCTTGCGGGGCTATGGGAACTCCTTTGGCTTGGGAGGCTCTGGGGGCTCCCTTGGGTACGGCCATTCCCTGGGCTATGGAGATGATGTGGGCTATGGGGGCCAACGTGGGTCCAGCAGCTTTGGCAGTTGTGGGAGGTCCTACAGCTCCGGCTTCTCCTCCTGTGGCACGGGGTATTACCTCCCTGGGTCCCAGAGGTGGGGCAGGTCCCGCCGTGGGAGCTGCGGGGCTTTCTGA
- the LOC121080108 gene encoding feather keratin 1-like, producing the protein MSCCERCPPTSCGPTPLANSCNEPCVRQCQDSRVVIQPSPVVVTLPGPILSSFPQNTAVGSSASAAVGSTLSAGGVPISSGSSLGFGSFGYPGLGSGYSRPYRRYNTYRSGF; encoded by the coding sequence ATGTCCTGCTGTGAGCGGTGTCCACCCACCTCCTGTGGCCCAACCCCGCTTGCCAACAGCTGCAACGAGCCCTGCgtcaggcagtgccaggacTCCCGCGTGGTGATCCAGCCCTCTCCCGTGGTGGTGACCCTGCCCGgacccatcctcagctccttcccccagaaCACCGCCGTGGGATCCTCAGCATCTGCAGCTGTCGGGAGCACTCTCAGTGCTGGAGGGGTCCCCATCTCCTCCGGCAGCTCCTTGGGGTTTGGGAGCTTTGGCTATCCAGGCCTGGGCAGTGGGTACAGCCGACCCTACCGTCGCTACAACACCTACCGCAGTGGCTTCTAG
- the LOC121080071 gene encoding scale keratin-like codes for MSCYDLCPPKTSVAVPQPIAESCNELCARQCPDSTAFIQPPPVVVTFPGPILSSFPQQAVVGSSGAPAFGGSLGLGGLYGAGATQGSGGLCTFGRPYTSAACTPCAWPRYGKKLWDTCGPC; via the coding sequence ATGTCTTGCTACGACCTGTGCCCACCAAAAACCAGCGTTGCCGTCCCCCAGCCCATCGCTGAGAGCTGCAACGAGCTGTGCGCCCGCCAGTGCCCCGACTCAACGGCCTTCATCCAGCCGCCCCCCGTGGTCGTCACCTTCcccggccccatcctcagctccttcccccagcaaGCCGTGGTGGGCTCCTCCGGAGCACCCGCCTTTgggggctccctggggctggggggcctcTACGGCGCTGGGGCCACACAGGGCTCGGGCGGCCTCTGCACCTTTGGCAGACCCTACACCTCTGCGGCCTGCACCCCCTGCGCCTGGCCCCGCTACGGCAAGAAGCTCTGGGACACCTGTGGGCCCTGCTAG
- the LOC121080082 gene encoding feather keratin 4 — MSCYDLCPPTSCGPTPLANSCNEPCVRQCQDSTVVIQPSPVVVTLPGPILSSFPQNTAVGSSASAAVGSALSAGGVPISSGSSLGFGSFGYPGLGSGYSRPYRRYNTYRSGFYGPC, encoded by the coding sequence ATGTCCTGCTACGACCTGTGTCCACCCACCTCCTGTGGCCCAACCCCGCTTGCCAACAGCTGCAACGAGCCCTGCgtcaggcagtgccaggacTCAACGGTGGTGATCCAGCCCTCTCCCGTGGTGGTGACCCTGCCCGgacccatcctcagctccttcccccagaaCACCGCCGTGGGATCCTCAGCATCTGCAGCTGTCGGGAGCGCTCTCAGTGCTGGAGGGGTTCCCATCTCCTCCGGCAGCTCCTTGGGGTTTGGGAGCTTTGGCTATCCAGGCCTGGGCAGTGGGTACAGCCGACCCTACCGTCGCTACAACACCTACCGCAGTGGCTTCTACGGGCCGTGTTAA
- the LOC121080049 gene encoding scale keratin-like, giving the protein MSGYSESCRPCGVTCPRPIAESYNEPCVQQCPDSRAVIFPPPAVVTLPGPILSSFPQESIVGSSGPAWLGSSFGSPSSVGSLGLGGSGGSLSYGRWQSYGGSFGLGGYGGSLGLGGSSGYGGLRGYGNSFGLGGSGGSLGYGHSLGYGDDVGYGGQRGSSSFGSCGRSYSSGFSSCGTGYYLPGSQRWGRSRRGSCGAF; this is encoded by the coding sequence ATGTCTGGCTACAGCGAGTCCTGCAGACCCTGTGGGGTGACGTGCCCTCGGCCGATTGCCGAGAGCTACAATGAGCCATGTGTGCAGCAATGCCCCGACTCCAGAGCAGTCATCTTCCCCCCGCCGGCTGTGGTGACCTTGCCGGGCCCCATACTCAGCTCTTTTCCCCAGGAGAGCATTGTGGGATCATCAGGCCCAGCCTGGCTAGGGAGCTCCTTTGGTTCCCCAAGCTCTGTGGGCTCCCTGGGCTTGGGTGGCTCTGGGGGCTCCTTGAGCTATGGGAGGTGGCAGAGTTACGGGGGCTCCTTTGGTTTGGGAGGCTATGGGGGCTCCCTGGGTTTGGGGGGCTCCTCTGGCTACGGGGGCTTGCGGGGCTATGGGAACTCCTTTGGCTTGGGAGGCTCTGGGGGCTCCCTTGGGTACGGCCATTCCCTGGGCTATGGAGATGATGTGGGCTATGGGGGCCAACGTGGGTCCAGCAGCTTTGGCAGTTGTGGGAGGTCCTACAGCTCCGGCTTCTCCTCCTGTGGCACGGGGTATTACCTCCCTGGGTCCCAGAGGTGGGGCAGGTCCCGCCGTGGGAGCTGCGGGGCTTTCTGA